The stretch of DNA CCGCTCGCGTCCGTTTCGAATCAGAGAAAATACCAGATCCGTTAACGCAACGGCCACGATCAAAACCGCCCAAATCGCCTTTCTGTCCGCAATCGCGCAAAAGGCCGCCGCGACGGCGAAAACCAACGTCCCCGGGCGCAGCGCAGCTTTTAAAATCGGGTTTTTATCCGGCTTCAAAGCCGGTTCATATCGGTTCCGCCCATATTTTTTGGCACGCTGCCTCGCCGCCGCCGAAGTCAGTCCCACGGCGGTGTCGGTCTTGAGCTGAGAAGCGACCTCAGAGAGCGTGATATCATGCCATCCCATAAAGGCCTCCTTTCGACAGTAGCGGCGGCTGCCGCAAACAAACGCGGGAAGTTATCTGCTTGCCGCTCTGAAACGGCCCGGCTCGTCAGCGGTAAAATGAAAAAGGACTCTTTATTCTGCGGTTTTATTGCCGGATTTCCATATCGCACCCGGCAATCAGATTAACGCCGGTACCGAGCAAGTTTTCAACGATTACATCACCTGCTTTGACCGGAGCTTTTGCGACAATGCCGTTCGTCGCGGCTGCACATGCTGACATCGTCGATTTCGGAATCGTGCGGTCGGTCTTGACCGGAAGGCGTTTTCTTGCCGCACCCTCCAAAATCACGGTCGTGGTTAGGGTTCTCCGGGGATCTCTCACCTCCTGCGCGCCGTAATCCGAACCCCGGGAACAGGAGTTGCCCGTGACTTTAAAGGTCTTTTCATCCACTTGCAGCGTGCAGCCTTTCGGGCAGACGATGCAGGTCAGTTCTTTCATACCGAAGCCCCCTGATCCGAAACCGTTCTCGCGCCGACGGTGATGATCTTGCAGCCCTTGAGCTTATCCGGAGAAATCACGATCCGCTCCATCTCACCGGGAGCCATCCGATCTCGTTTAAAAGTCATCATCTCGTTGTTTTCGTCAGTAACAAAGATTTCACTTTTTTTATAGACCCGGTTCACCCGGAAAAACACCGTAACGGGCTTTTTGCAGTCTTTTGAGATCCGCTGCGGCACGGTATATCCGACTCCGGAGCCGTTTTTAACTAAAATAAATCCGCCCTTTTCGCACACTCCGTTTTTCAAGTACTCCGCCGCCGCTTTTCCGGCTTTTTCGCCCTCGGCGCTCACAAAATCCACGAGATCATGCACATGCAGCACATTCCCGCAGGCAAAAATCCCCTCGGTTTCGGTCTGCATATTCTCGTCCGCCACTGCGCCGTTAGTACGCGGGTCAAGCGCCACCCCGGCGGTCTTGCTGAGCTCGTTTTCGGGGATCAACCCGACCGATAACAGCAAGGTATCGCAGTCGATATTAAATTCGGTTCCGGTCATCGGCGTCCGGTGTTCGTCGACCTTGGCAACCGTCACCCCCGAGACCCGCGCGTTTCCGTGCACTTTCGTGACCGTGTGCGACAGATACAGCGGGATGTTGTAGTCCTCCAGACACTGCACCACGTTTCGGGTCAGCCCGTTTGAATAAGGCATCAATTCGACAACTGCCTCGACCTTTGCTCCTTCCAGCGTCATACGCCGCGCCATAATCAGCCCGATGTCGCCCGACCCGAGAATGACGGCCTTTTTGCCGACCATATACCCCTCGATGTTGATATAGCGCTGCGCGGTCCCGGCGGAAAAAATCCCGCTCGGCCGGCTGCCCGCCAGCGAAATCGCGCCTGCGGTGCGCTCCCGGCAGCCCATCGCCAAAATAATCGCATCCGCCGTGAACGACTGGTATCCGGACTCTTTTCCGACCGCGTCAATGTGTCTTTCCGGCGAAATCGACAGCACCATCGTGTCGCATAAAATTTCAACGCCGGTTTGTTTTAACAGTTCAAGGTCCCGCTGCGCATATTCCGGCCCGGTCAGTTCTTCACGAAAACGGTGCAGTCCGAAGCCGTTGTGGATGCACTGCGGCAGAATCCCGCCGGGCACGCTCCCGCGTTCCAAAATCACGATATCACGGATTCCGTTTTCCCAGGCAGCTTTGGCCGCGGCCATACCCGCCGGGCCCGCACCGATCACGGCAAGCTGAACCTTTTTTAAATTCATTCTCATTTTCCGGTCTCTTTGGTCGGCCCGGTCACGATATAAGAGCCCGCCTTTTCCTTTTCGACTTTTTCATAGGGGATGCCCAGTTCGCGCGAGATCAATTCATGCACGAGCGGCGAACAGAATCCGCCCTGACAGCGCCCCATACCTGTCCCGCAGCGACGTTTCACACCGTCAAGCGTCTTCGGCGGAATCGGAGAATGCAGGGCATCCAACACTTCGCCCTCGGTGATCGTGTTGCAGCGGCAGACAATCCGCCCGTAAGAGGGATTCTTTGCGATCAATGACTTTCGCTCCGTTTCATTCGCCGAGGCAAACCGCACCTTTTTCCGGGTTGTAACAACCTCATTTTTCGGCTTCATTTCCAGCCCGAATCCGCGGATCATACCGGGCAGATCGAGCGCGATTGCCGCTGCCGAGGTCAGCCCCGGCGATTTCATACCCGCGATGTTGATGAAGTTTTCGGATTTGTTATCCGGCCCGATGATGAAGTCGCCCCGGTCGCTGTAAGCCCGCAGCCCCGCAAAATTACGGATATTTTCACGGTAGTTGACCGCGTCGGTGTCGACATCGGCGCGTTCTTTGACATAAGAAAGCGCGTTTTTGTCGGTGCCGAAGTCGATGCGCGACAACTGCGCCGCCGCATCGGGCCCGACCAGCAGGTTTCCGGTGACCGTCGGCGAGATCAAAACGCCTTTCCCGGCCGCCGACGGGCATTGAAACATCACATGCGAAAAAACATTGCCCTGTGAGCGGTCGAGCAGATAATACTGACCCTTGACCGGTTTGATCTCAAATTTTTCCGCGCCCGCCATTTCGGCGATCTTATCGGAAAACAGTCCCGCGGCATTGATTACGCAGCGCGCCGCAATCGTTTTTTCTTCGATTGTAATTTTCCAAACCCCGTTCTCCCGCTTCATCCCGGTCACAGGGCTGTCTAATCTCAGTTCGCAGCCGTTTTTTACGGCGGTCTCGGCGAACGCGAGACACAGATCCCACGGTGAGACAATCCCGGCCTCAGGCGCCCAAAGCGCTTCAACTGCGCTGTCCGACAGATTCGGCTCCATCCCGTGCAGCCGCTCTTTTCCGATCAGTTCGACATTTACCCCGTTTTGTATTCCGCGCCGATAAAGTTCCCCCA from Oscillospiraceae bacterium encodes:
- a CDS encoding DUF1667 domain-containing protein: MKELTCIVCPKGCTLQVDEKTFKVTGNSCSRGSDYGAQEVRDPRRTLTTTVILEGAARKRLPVKTDRTIPKSTMSACAAATNGIVAKAPVKAGDVIVENLLGTGVNLIAGCDMEIRQ
- a CDS encoding FAD-dependent oxidoreductase, encoding MRMNLKKVQLAVIGAGPAGMAAAKAAWENGIRDIVILERGSVPGGILPQCIHNGFGLHRFREELTGPEYAQRDLELLKQTGVEILCDTMVLSISPERHIDAVGKESGYQSFTADAIILAMGCRERTAGAISLAGSRPSGIFSAGTAQRYINIEGYMVGKKAVILGSGDIGLIMARRMTLEGAKVEAVVELMPYSNGLTRNVVQCLEDYNIPLYLSHTVTKVHGNARVSGVTVAKVDEHRTPMTGTEFNIDCDTLLLSVGLIPENELSKTAGVALDPRTNGAVADENMQTETEGIFACGNVLHVHDLVDFVSAEGEKAGKAAAEYLKNGVCEKGGFILVKNGSGVGYTVPQRISKDCKKPVTVFFRVNRVYKKSEIFVTDENNEMMTFKRDRMAPGEMERIVISPDKLKGCKIITVGARTVSDQGASV
- a CDS encoding NAD(P)/FAD-dependent oxidoreductase codes for the protein MSKSYDIAIIGAGVCGCAAAFELSKYDVSSVLIEREPDVSMGTTKANSGIIHAGFDAEPGTLMAKYNVKGAAMMPKLAKELSVEYEQIGSLVVAFDDADQKTLGELYRRGIQNGVNVELIGKERLHGMEPNLSDSAVEALWAPEAGIVSPWDLCLAFAETAVKNGCELRLDSPVTGMKRENGVWKITIEEKTIAARCVINAAGLFSDKIAEMAGAEKFEIKPVKGQYYLLDRSQGNVFSHVMFQCPSAAGKGVLISPTVTGNLLVGPDAAAQLSRIDFGTDKNALSYVKERADVDTDAVNYRENIRNFAGLRAYSDRGDFIIGPDNKSENFINIAGMKSPGLTSAAAIALDLPGMIRGFGLEMKPKNEVVTTRKKVRFASANETERKSLIAKNPSYGRIVCRCNTITEGEVLDALHSPIPPKTLDGVKRRCGTGMGRCQGGFCSPLVHELISRELGIPYEKVEKEKAGSYIVTGPTKETGK